A part of Desulfomicrobium baculatum DSM 4028 genomic DNA contains:
- the gyrA gene encoding DNA gyrase subunit A, producing MSNISIEKELQKSYLEYSLSVIIGRAIPDVRDGLKPVHRRILFAMHELGNTYNRAYKKSARVVGDVIGKFHPHGDSAVYDALVRMAQEFNMRDPLVDGQGNFGSIDGDSAAAMRYTEVRMSKLAGSFLADIEKDTVEFRPNYDNSLQEPSVLPTKVPNLLVNGSSGIAVGMATNIPPHNLGEVVDGTLRLLDDPQMSIDELMQYIKAPDFPTGALIYGKAGIREAYRTGRGSVRIRSRIEIEKRKGDLESIVVKEIPYALNKSTLVEKIAMLVNERKIEGISDLRDESDMKGIRIVMDLKKGVFSDVIVNQLFKFTSLETSFGINMMAVVNNRPQLLNVKQVLEYFLDYRREVVIRRSRFDLRKAQHRAHILEGLRIALDFIDEVVALIRASKTPQEAKERLRERFGLSEIQAQAILDMRLQRLTNLEREKLLEEYAELLKQIEYLTSVIENTEVLKSVIRQELQDLRDNFATPRKSEILAHDPDSIDIEDIIPDEPVVITLSRNGYLKRTSLDNYRQQRRGGTGITGVQVAEEDFITFILTTSNHQYMNLFSNKGKMYQVKVHQIPEGGRTARGKHVANLLPLDSNEYIAAAMTCRDLDQEKFYFFYTKLGVVKRSSVHLYRNIRAVGLIALGMRDDDELIGVREVETNDEMVLVTVDGYSIRFACSDVRAMGRTATGVKGLALRKGDQVVAGVVVNKDTQQELLTIAENGYGKRTQVEHFRAQSRGGKGIINMRITPKTGKVVGAMMVYPTDELILLTSGSKIIRIGISDISLVGRATQGVRLVRLEDEQTVVCFDHVPTDAPEVSGVPRAEVPSPDSDPEDSVGPDDVDLPDDDEMLDETDESQE from the coding sequence GTGTCCAACATCAGTATCGAAAAAGAACTTCAGAAATCCTATCTGGAATATTCGCTGAGCGTCATCATCGGCCGGGCCATCCCGGACGTGCGCGATGGCCTCAAGCCCGTTCATCGGCGTATTCTTTTCGCCATGCACGAGCTCGGCAACACGTACAACCGGGCTTACAAGAAGTCCGCCCGCGTGGTCGGTGACGTCATCGGTAAGTTTCACCCCCATGGCGACTCGGCCGTGTACGACGCCTTGGTGCGCATGGCTCAGGAATTCAACATGCGTGATCCCCTGGTCGACGGCCAGGGCAACTTCGGTTCCATCGACGGCGACTCCGCGGCGGCCATGCGTTACACCGAAGTGCGCATGTCAAAGCTGGCCGGCTCCTTTTTGGCCGACATCGAAAAGGACACGGTGGAATTTCGTCCCAACTACGACAACTCCCTGCAGGAGCCTTCGGTGCTGCCGACCAAGGTTCCGAACCTGCTGGTCAACGGATCCTCGGGCATCGCCGTGGGCATGGCCACCAATATTCCGCCGCACAACCTGGGCGAGGTGGTCGACGGGACGCTGCGGCTGCTTGACGATCCCCAGATGTCCATCGACGAGTTGATGCAGTACATAAAAGCCCCGGATTTCCCCACCGGCGCGCTCATCTACGGCAAGGCCGGCATCCGCGAGGCCTACCGCACCGGTCGCGGTTCGGTGCGCATCCGTTCGCGCATCGAGATCGAAAAGCGCAAGGGGGACCTGGAATCCATTGTCGTCAAAGAGATTCCCTACGCCCTGAACAAGTCCACCCTGGTGGAAAAGATCGCCATGCTGGTCAACGAGCGCAAGATCGAGGGCATCTCCGACCTGCGCGACGAATCGGACATGAAGGGCATCCGCATCGTCATGGACCTCAAGAAGGGCGTCTTCTCCGATGTGATCGTCAATCAGCTCTTCAAATTCACGTCGCTCGAAACCAGCTTCGGCATCAACATGATGGCGGTCGTCAACAACCGGCCCCAGCTGCTGAATGTGAAGCAGGTGCTGGAATATTTTCTGGACTATCGCCGCGAGGTGGTCATCCGCCGTTCCCGCTTCGACCTCAGGAAGGCCCAGCATCGGGCGCACATCCTTGAAGGCCTGCGTATCGCCCTTGATTTCATCGATGAAGTGGTCGCGCTTATCCGCGCCTCCAAGACCCCGCAGGAGGCCAAGGAGCGTCTGCGTGAACGCTTCGGCCTGTCCGAGATCCAGGCCCAGGCCATTCTCGACATGCGCTTGCAGCGGCTGACCAATCTGGAGCGCGAAAAGCTCCTGGAGGAATATGCCGAACTCCTGAAGCAGATCGAATATCTGACCAGCGTCATCGAGAACACGGAAGTCTTGAAATCCGTCATCCGCCAGGAACTCCAGGATCTGCGCGACAATTTCGCAACGCCCCGCAAATCCGAAATTCTGGCCCATGATCCCGATTCCATCGACATCGAAGACATCATTCCCGACGAGCCGGTGGTCATCACCCTGTCCCGCAACGGGTATTTGAAGCGCACCAGTCTCGACAACTATCGCCAGCAGCGCCGTGGCGGCACGGGCATCACCGGGGTGCAGGTCGCGGAGGAGGATTTCATCACCTTCATCCTGACGACCTCCAACCACCAGTACATGAATCTGTTCAGCAACAAGGGCAAGATGTACCAGGTCAAGGTGCACCAGATCCCCGAGGGCGGACGCACGGCCCGGGGCAAGCACGTGGCCAACCTGCTGCCGCTGGACAGCAACGAATACATCGCCGCGGCCATGACCTGCCGCGATCTGGACCAGGAGAAATTCTACTTCTTCTACACCAAGCTCGGCGTGGTCAAACGCAGCTCCGTCCATCTCTATCGCAACATTCGCGCCGTGGGTCTCATCGCCCTTGGCATGCGTGACGACGATGAGCTTATCGGCGTGCGCGAGGTGGAAACCAACGACGAGATGGTGCTGGTCACGGTGGACGGCTATTCCATCCGTTTCGCCTGCTCCGATGTGCGCGCCATGGGCCGCACCGCCACCGGCGTGAAGGGCCTGGCCCTGCGCAAGGGCGATCAGGTCGTGGCCGGCGTGGTGGTCAACAAGGACACTCAGCAGGAGCTTCTGACCATCGCGGAGAACGGCTACGGCAAGCGCACCCAGGTGGAGCACTTCCGGGCCCAGTCGCGCGGCGGCAAGGGCATCATCAACATGCGCATCACTCCCAAGACCGGCAAGGTTGTCGGGGCCATGATGGTCTACCCCACGGATGAGCTCATCCTCCTGACTTCGGGTAGCAAGATCATCCGCATCGGCATCTCCGACATCAGCCTGGTCGGCCGGGCCACCCAGGGAGTGCGCCTGGTTCGCCTTGAGGACGAACAGACCGTGGTCTGCTTCGACCATGTGCCGACCGATGCTCCGGAAGTGAGCGGCGTTCCGCGTGCGGAGGTGCCTTCGCCCGATTCGGATCCGGAAGATTCCGTCGGCCCGGATGATGTGGATCTGCCCGATGATGACGAGATGCTGGATGAAACCGATGAGTCGCAGGAATAG